The genomic stretch TGGTCGCCGGAATCCAATCATTATAAAGCTGCTTATGTGGCGGAAGTCCGGTCCGGCCGTCATATTAAATTTAAGCAATGCACCCCTTTGGCTGGCGGGGTGAGGCGAGGAAGTCCGTATCATGCTCGGCATTCACGAACTCTGGCTCTTCGTCCTGTCCGGGTTGATGCTCAACGTCGTGCCGGGTCCGGACACCGCCTATATCGTCGGCCGCAGCATTCAGTTGGGGTGGCGCGGCGGGGCGGCCGCCGCAATCGGCATCAGCTGCGGCTGTCTGGTCCACGTTTTTGGCGCCGCGATCGGCCTGTCGGCGCTGCTGATCGCGTCATCGGCGGCGTTTGCGGCGTTGAAACTGGTCGGCGCGGCCTATTTGCTCTTCAGCGGCCTGCAGATGCTGCTGTCGCGTCCGCGCCCGGTTGCGGAGGTCGCAGTTCCGGGTGATGGAATATCGCTGCGCCGCGTGTTCTGGCAGGGCGTACTCACCGACGCCCTCAATCCGAAGGTGGCGCTGTTTTTTCTGGCGTTCCTGCCGCAATTTGTCGCGGCGGATTCGCCGCACAAGACGCTCGCCTTCCTGCTGCTCGGCCTGATCTTCATCTCCACCGGCACGCTCTGGTGCTTCGGCCTGGCGGCGTTCGCGGCCAGGGCCGCCGGCCGCATCCGGCAGTCGCAGGGCGTCATCGCCTGGATCAATCGCGCCCTCGGCGGGATGTTCGTCTATCTCGGCGTCCGCGTCGCGATGCTTCAGGGGCGGTGACGGCTGATTTTATTCTTCAGCCGTGGATTTTCAGCAGCGCGCTGGCGGCAAGATAGATTCCCAGGAAGATCATCGCGATCAGGAACCAGCGGCGGAATACGTCCGGCCGCATCCGGTTTCGTACCGCCTGCCCGATGAACATCCCGGTGAAGGACGCCACCATCGCCACCGCGCCGGGCAGCGCGGTCGCGGCCGTCAGCAGGCCGGCCGTGGTGAGGTTGAAGGCGAGCGCCACGGTCGCCACCGTGAAGAACACCCCGAGCGCCTGCACCAGTTCGTCCTTTTCCATGCCGATCGCCTGCATGAACGGCATCGACGGGATCACCTGGACCCCGGTCGTCGCAGAGATCGCGCCCGTCATCAGGCCGACGATGCCGCCGATCCATTTCTCGTCGCTGCGGGCGACCTTGAAGCGGAACTTGCTCAGGCCGATGATTGCATAGATCACCAGCAGCGCGCCGAGCACGACTGCGGCATAGGGCGCGTAGGGGCCGGTCAACATTCCCCTGTTCAGCCAGATGCCGACGGCGGTGCCGACCATCAGCGGCCATAGCCTGAGGACGATGTCGCGCAGATAGGGGCCGAAAAAGGTCTGCCAGACGTTGGTGATGATCGCCGGCACGATGACGATGGCCAGCGCCTGCGCCGGCGGCATCGTCACCGCCAGCAGGCCCATCGCGACCGTCGGCAGGCCGAGCCCGAGCACGCCCTTGATGAAGCCAGCCAGGAGGAAGGCGGCGGTGATGAGAAGCAACAGGGAATCGACCATCCGGGCACATTGACCGATCGGCGTTACCGGCACAATCTGGAGATTACGGACATAGCCTTCGTCCATGCCGAAGGCAAATAGGTGCACCATGCGTTTCGACCTGGTCGATCTGCAACTGTTCATCGCGGTGGCCGACGCGCGCAGCATCACGCAGGGTGCTGTGCGCGCTCATCTGGCGCTGGCGTCCGCGAGCGAACGGATCAAGGGCCTGGAGGCGGCGCTTGGCGTTTCGCTGCTCAAGCGCGGTCGCCGCGGCGTCGAACTGACCACGGCCGGTGAAAGCCTGCTCGATCATGCCAGGATCGTGATGCACAATGTGGAGGCGATGCGCGGCGATCTTTCAGCCTTCGCCAGCGGCGTCAGGGCGAGCGTGCTGCTGCTCGCCAACACCTCGGGCCTCTCGGAGCATCTGCCGCGGGCGCTCGCCGCGTTCCTGCGCGAACATCCGGATATCAATGTCGATGTCGAGGAACGCGAAAGCGCGGATATCGCGGCCGCGATTGCGACCGGCGCGGCCGATCTCGGCTTTGCGGCCGAACACGCGCTGCCGGACAGCGTCGAACGCTTTTTATTCAGCGAGGACCGGCTGATGCTGGTGGCATCAAAGCGCAGCGATCTCGCCAACCGCCGCCAGATCGATTTTGTGGAGGTGACCGGCCGCGACTTCGTCGGGCTGACGGCGTCGACCGCGTTGCAGGTCCACATCTCCAAGCACGCCGCGCGGTTGGGGGCGCGCCTGCGATTCCGGGCCCGGATGCGCGATTTCGACGCGATCTGCCAGATGGTCGCCGCCGATGTCGGCGTCGCCGTGATGCCGGAAACCGCGGCCAGGCGCTGCGCGCGATCGATGCCGATCATGATGATCCGAATCCGCGATTCCTGGGCCAACCGGAAGCTCACGATCTGCGCCCGCAGCTTCAAGGCGCTGCCGCGCCCGGCCAAGCTGTTGGCGGAATTTTTGCGCGAAGCGGTGACGTGAGGTGTTTGGCTCGTGCCGCTCGATCAACCCGTCGCGCCCGACAATGACAACCGGTCACTTCGTCGTCTCGACGCCGGCTTTCTTGATGACATCAGCCCATTTCTTGATTTCAGAGTCGATAAATCCGCGGAAATGTTCCGGCGTGTCGCCGGCGGTGGTGAGGCCTTGATCGGCGAGTTTCGACTTGACGCCCGGATCGGCCATCGCCTCGTTGGCGATCCGGTTCAAGGCGGCCACGAACTTTTCGGGCGTTCCCGCCGGCGCGATCATGCCGTACCAGTTTTCGATCAACAGATCTGGCATGCCGACTTCGGCGGTGGTCGGTACATCCGGCGCCGTCGGCGCGCGCTCGCGCGCGCCAAGTGCAATTCCGCGCAACGCGCCGGCCTTGATGTGCGGCAGGATCACCGGCAGATCGAGGAACGTCATCTGCACCTGCTGCCCGAGCAGATCGTTGATGGCGGGTGCAGCACCTCGATAGGGCACGTGAACGACGTCGAGCTTGGCGGTCAGCTTGAACAGTTCGCCCGCCAGATGCGGCAGGCTGCCTTGACCGGAGGAAGCAAAACTGAGCTTGCCGGGCTGCGCCTTCACCAGTGCGACCAGTTCTTTCATGTTGTTGGCGGGAACGTTGGTCGCGACCACCAGCATCTCCGGCACGGTCACCACCAGCGTGACCGGCACCAGATCTTTCTGCGGGTCGTAGGCGACTTTCTCCATCGCCGGGCTGATGGCCAAGGCGCTCGCGCTGACAATGCCGATGGTGTAGCCGTCAGGCGCGGATTTCGCGATCGCATCGGTTCCGAGCACGCCGGCCTGGCCGCCGCGATTGTCGATCAGCACCGGCTGCTTGATCAGTTCCGACATGCGCTGGCCGACGATGCGCGCAATGATGTCGTTGGGGCCGCCGGCGGGAAACGGCACGATCAGCCGGATCGGTTTTGCAGGGAAATCCTGGGCGAAGGCTGCTGCGGTCAACAGCGGCAGCAATAATCCAGCCACCAGCGTGCGTGCGATTCTCATGCGAGCCCCCAGGCACGGATCTTTTGCGGCGCAGGCCCTTAAAACCGGCGTTGTCGTCCGTGGCGGGAATCAGTATGCCGTTTGCCGCGGTCGCATTCCAGAGGTTGCTGTCCCTGTCGCCGTGGCGGGCGTTCGGGTCAGCGTCTGACGCGCATGCCCCAATCCGGGCATTTCGGGGCCATGTATTAAATCTTGCTTAGGGGCCGACGG from Bradyrhizobium sp. Ash2021 encodes the following:
- a CDS encoding LysE family translocator produces the protein MLGIHELWLFVLSGLMLNVVPGPDTAYIVGRSIQLGWRGGAAAAIGISCGCLVHVFGAAIGLSALLIASSAAFAALKLVGAAYLLFSGLQMLLSRPRPVAEVAVPGDGISLRRVFWQGVLTDALNPKVALFFLAFLPQFVAADSPHKTLAFLLLGLIFISTGTLWCFGLAAFAARAAGRIRQSQGVIAWINRALGGMFVYLGVRVAMLQGR
- a CDS encoding sulfite exporter TauE/SafE family protein; this encodes MVDSLLLLITAAFLLAGFIKGVLGLGLPTVAMGLLAVTMPPAQALAIVIVPAIITNVWQTFFGPYLRDIVLRLWPLMVGTAVGIWLNRGMLTGPYAPYAAVVLGALLVIYAIIGLSKFRFKVARSDEKWIGGIVGLMTGAISATTGVQVIPSMPFMQAIGMEKDELVQALGVFFTVATVALAFNLTTAGLLTAATALPGAVAMVASFTGMFIGQAVRNRMRPDVFRRWFLIAMIFLGIYLAASALLKIHG
- a CDS encoding LysR family transcriptional regulator gives rise to the protein MRFDLVDLQLFIAVADARSITQGAVRAHLALASASERIKGLEAALGVSLLKRGRRGVELTTAGESLLDHARIVMHNVEAMRGDLSAFASGVRASVLLLANTSGLSEHLPRALAAFLREHPDINVDVEERESADIAAAIATGAADLGFAAEHALPDSVERFLFSEDRLMLVASKRSDLANRRQIDFVEVTGRDFVGLTASTALQVHISKHAARLGARLRFRARMRDFDAICQMVAADVGVAVMPETAARRCARSMPIMMIRIRDSWANRKLTICARSFKALPRPAKLLAEFLREAVT
- a CDS encoding tripartite tricarboxylate transporter substrate binding protein, whose amino-acid sequence is MRIARTLVAGLLLPLLTAAAFAQDFPAKPIRLIVPFPAGGPNDIIARIVGQRMSELIKQPVLIDNRGGQAGVLGTDAIAKSAPDGYTIGIVSASALAISPAMEKVAYDPQKDLVPVTLVVTVPEMLVVATNVPANNMKELVALVKAQPGKLSFASSGQGSLPHLAGELFKLTAKLDVVHVPYRGAAPAINDLLGQQVQMTFLDLPVILPHIKAGALRGIALGARERAPTAPDVPTTAEVGMPDLLIENWYGMIAPAGTPEKFVAALNRIANEAMADPGVKSKLADQGLTTAGDTPEHFRGFIDSEIKKWADVIKKAGVETTK